A portion of the Geminocystis sp. M7585_C2015_104 genome contains these proteins:
- the ileS gene encoding isoleucine--tRNA ligase, whose product MEEKSYKDTVNLPKTKFEMRANAAKREPEIQKFWRENRIYEELAAKNPKEVFVLHDGPPYANGSLHMGHALNKILKDIINKYKILQGYKVRYVPGWDCHGLPIELKVLQGMSGKERESLTPLELRRKAKEFALKTQKEQSEGFQRYGVWGDWDNPYLTLQPEYEAAQIEVFGQMALKGYIYRGLKPVHWSPSSQTALAEAELEYPEGHVSRSIYATFPLLRLNDKLSHLSPFMPDLAVAIWTTTPWTIPGNLAVAVNGDLTYAVVEVEGNWQGAKYLIVALDLVQKLRDTLGLQLTVKTTVKGADLEYCFYRHPLFDRESPVVIGGDYITTESGTGLVHTAPGHGLEDFMTGQKYNLPVLSPVDEKGYFTEEAGEFAGLNVLKDANGAIIAALAAKNCLLKEEDYVHKYPYDWRTKKPTIFRATEQWFASIDGFREAALKAIKTVTWIPPQGENRITPMVSERGDWCISRQRSWGVPIPVFYDEETNEPLLNEETINHVRDIIRQKGSDAWWELSVEELLPEKYRKNGRKYRKGTDTMDVWFDSGTSWAAVVKQRPELKYPADMYLEGSDQHRGWFQSSLLTSVAVNGIAPYKTVITHGFVLDEKGNKMSKSLGNVVDPNVIINGGKNQKEQPPYGADVLRLWVSSADYSTDVRIGDNIIKQLADVYRKIRNTARFLLGNLHDFEPEKHSVPYEELPQLDQYILHETYKVFSEITDAFENYQFFKFFQKIQNYCVVDLSNFYLDIAKDRLYISHANSKRRRSCQTVMAIILENLTKAIAPVLCHMAEDIWQNLPYPKSHLSVFQAGWVKLEPKWVLSPVEEAKWTDLRKIRTGVNKVLEEARNGKLIGASLEAKILIHDTTGNWLETLHSLNPVEEVNEGNRVDELRYLLLVSQVELVTEQSSLQASEYKGEIPLTDTLLKVAVVKADGQKCHRCWNYSTTVGSFEDEPLICARCKNALAGKF is encoded by the coding sequence ATGGAAGAGAAGAGTTACAAAGACACAGTAAATCTGCCGAAAACAAAGTTTGAAATGCGGGCAAATGCGGCAAAGAGAGAACCAGAAATCCAAAAGTTTTGGCGGGAAAACAGAATATATGAAGAATTAGCAGCAAAAAACCCAAAAGAAGTATTCGTGTTGCATGATGGCCCCCCCTATGCCAATGGCAGCCTCCACATGGGACATGCCCTCAACAAAATCCTCAAAGATATTATCAACAAGTACAAGATCTTACAAGGATATAAAGTTCGTTATGTGCCAGGATGGGACTGTCACGGACTGCCCATAGAACTAAAAGTACTACAGGGGATGTCAGGGAAAGAAAGAGAAAGTCTAACACCCCTGGAACTGAGGAGAAAAGCAAAGGAATTCGCCCTTAAAACCCAAAAAGAACAGTCAGAAGGATTCCAACGTTATGGAGTCTGGGGCGACTGGGATAATCCCTACTTGACCCTACAACCAGAATATGAAGCAGCACAAATAGAAGTATTCGGACAAATGGCTCTCAAGGGCTATATATACAGAGGCCTAAAACCCGTACACTGGAGTCCAAGTTCCCAAACAGCCCTCGCTGAAGCCGAATTGGAATACCCCGAAGGACATGTCTCTCGAAGCATCTATGCCACCTTCCCCCTTCTCAGGCTAAATGATAAACTTTCTCATCTATCCCCCTTCATGCCAGACTTGGCAGTGGCCATCTGGACAACCACACCCTGGACAATCCCAGGAAATCTAGCGGTGGCAGTCAATGGCGATTTGACCTATGCCGTGGTGGAAGTAGAGGGCAACTGGCAAGGGGCAAAATACCTTATCGTCGCCCTAGACCTAGTGCAAAAACTTAGAGATACCCTCGGACTACAATTAACCGTTAAAACCACCGTCAAAGGGGCAGACCTGGAATACTGTTTTTACCGTCACCCCCTCTTTGACCGGGAAAGTCCTGTAGTTATTGGCGGTGACTATATTACTACAGAATCAGGGACAGGGCTGGTACACACAGCACCAGGCCATGGCCTTGAGGACTTCATGACGGGCCAGAAGTACAATTTGCCCGTCCTATCCCCAGTAGATGAAAAGGGCTATTTTACCGAGGAAGCCGGAGAATTTGCAGGTCTGAACGTCCTAAAAGACGCTAATGGCGCCATTATCGCCGCCTTGGCCGCCAAAAACTGTCTTTTGAAGGAAGAAGACTATGTCCACAAATACCCCTATGACTGGCGTACCAAAAAACCTACCATCTTCCGCGCCACTGAACAATGGTTTGCCTCTATAGACGGTTTCCGAGAAGCAGCCCTAAAAGCCATCAAAACCGTCACCTGGATTCCTCCCCAAGGAGAAAACCGCATTACCCCCATGGTAAGTGAACGAGGTGACTGGTGTATTTCCCGTCAGAGAAGTTGGGGAGTGCCTATCCCTGTATTCTACGACGAGGAAACCAATGAACCCCTTTTAAATGAAGAAACCATTAACCATGTCCGGGACATTATAAGACAAAAAGGCTCCGATGCCTGGTGGGAATTGTCAGTGGAAGAATTGTTGCCGGAAAAATACCGCAAAAACGGCAGAAAATACCGCAAAGGCACCGATACCATGGATGTTTGGTTCGATTCCGGTACCTCCTGGGCGGCAGTAGTCAAACAACGACCAGAATTGAAATACCCCGCAGACATGTATTTAGAGGGATCTGACCAACACCGCGGCTGGTTTCAGTCTAGTCTTCTCACCAGTGTAGCAGTTAACGGCATTGCCCCCTACAAAACCGTTATAACCCATGGTTTTGTCCTGGATGAAAAGGGCAATAAAATGAGCAAATCCCTCGGCAATGTGGTAGATCCTAATGTTATCATTAACGGCGGCAAAAACCAAAAAGAACAACCTCCCTATGGGGCAGACGTTTTACGCCTCTGGGTTTCCTCCGCCGACTACTCCACCGATGTCCGCATTGGCGATAACATCATCAAACAACTAGCCGATGTCTACCGCAAGATTCGTAACACCGCCCGCTTTCTCCTCGGCAACCTCCACGATTTTGAACCAGAAAAACACTCCGTACCCTACGAAGAATTACCTCAGCTCGACCAATACATTCTCCACGAAACCTATAAAGTTTTTAGCGAAATCACCGATGCTTTTGAAAACTACCAGTTCTTTAAATTCTTCCAAAAAATACAGAATTACTGTGTAGTAGACCTCTCTAACTTCTACCTAGATATAGCCAAAGACCGTCTTTACATCTCCCACGCCAACTCAAAACGCCGTCGTAGCTGTCAGACAGTAATGGCCATTATCCTAGAAAACCTCACTAAGGCCATTGCTCCTGTATTATGTCACATGGCAGAAGATATATGGCAAAATCTCCCCTACCCCAAATCCCATCTATCCGTATTTCAGGCCGGTTGGGTCAAATTAGAACCTAAATGGGTGTTAAGCCCCGTTGAGGAGGCAAAATGGACCGATTTACGCAAAATCCGCACAGGGGTGAACAAGGTATTAGAAGAAGCCAGAAATGGCAAACTAATAGGGGCATCTCTAGAAGCCAAAATATTGATACATGACACCACCGGCAACTGGCTGGAAACCCTCCATAGCCTCAACCCCGTCGAAGAGGTAAATGAGGGCAATAGGGTAGACGAATTACGTTATCTTCTACTTGTATCCCAGGTAGAATTAGTCACAGAACAATCCTCCCTACAAGCCAGTGAATACAAGGGCGAAATACCCCTCACTGATACCCTTTTGAAAGTGGCGGTAGTCAAGGCTGATGGGCAAAAATGCCATCGTTGTTGGAACTATTCCACCACTGTGGGCAGTTTTGAGGATGAGCCCCTAATTTGCGCCCGTTGTAAAAACGCCCTAGCTGGCAAATTCTAG